The following coding sequences are from one Aeromicrobium duanguangcaii window:
- a CDS encoding acyl-CoA dehydrogenase family protein, translating into MQRTLFESEHESFRDTVRSFLEKEVVPHHEQWEHDGIVPREVWLRAGELGILGFMMPEEFGGGGVSDFRYNVVLQEELTRVGASGVGFPLHTDLVSGYLLSYATDEQKQRWLPKFVTGEMITAIAMTEPGTGSDLQGMKTTAVREGDHYVLNGSKTFISNGINSDFVIVACKTDPEAGAMGVSLIAVERGMAGFERGRNLDKMGLKAQDTAELFFDNVRVPVENLIGEEGRGFIYLMEKLPQERLTISVVAAAACRTMIDQTLEYVKSRKAFGKPIGSFQNSRFVMAELETEQRIAQVFVDRSIEALNEGTLSIEDAAAGKWWTTELQKKTADSCLQLHGGYGYMSEYPISKAYLDTRIQTIYGGTTEIMKEIIGRSMGI; encoded by the coding sequence ATGCAGCGCACGCTGTTCGAGTCCGAGCACGAGTCGTTCCGCGACACCGTGCGGTCCTTCCTCGAGAAGGAGGTCGTCCCGCACCACGAGCAGTGGGAGCACGACGGCATCGTCCCGCGCGAGGTCTGGCTGAGGGCCGGCGAGCTGGGGATCCTCGGCTTCATGATGCCCGAGGAGTTCGGCGGCGGCGGCGTCTCCGACTTCCGTTACAACGTCGTGCTCCAGGAGGAGCTGACCCGCGTCGGCGCCAGCGGCGTGGGCTTCCCGCTGCACACCGATCTGGTCTCGGGCTACCTGCTCAGCTACGCCACCGACGAGCAGAAGCAGCGTTGGCTGCCCAAGTTCGTGACGGGCGAGATGATCACCGCGATCGCGATGACCGAGCCGGGCACGGGCTCGGACCTGCAGGGCATGAAGACGACGGCGGTGCGCGAGGGCGACCACTACGTCCTCAACGGCTCGAAGACGTTCATCAGCAACGGCATCAACTCCGACTTCGTGATCGTCGCCTGCAAGACCGACCCCGAGGCAGGCGCCATGGGCGTCTCGCTGATCGCGGTCGAGCGCGGGATGGCCGGCTTCGAGCGCGGTCGCAACCTCGACAAGATGGGGCTCAAGGCCCAGGACACGGCCGAGCTGTTCTTCGACAACGTGCGCGTCCCGGTTGAGAACCTGATCGGTGAGGAGGGCCGCGGCTTCATCTACCTGATGGAGAAGCTGCCGCAGGAGCGCCTGACGATCTCGGTCGTTGCGGCCGCCGCCTGCCGCACGATGATCGACCAGACGCTCGAGTACGTGAAGAGCCGCAAGGCGTTCGGCAAGCCGATCGGCTCGTTCCAGAACTCGCGGTTCGTGATGGCCGAGCTGGAGACCGAGCAGCGCATCGCGCAGGTGTTCGTCGACCGCAGCATCGAGGCGCTGAACGAGGGCACGCTGTCGATCGAGGACGCCGCCGCGGGCAAGTGGTGGACGACCGAGCTGCAGAAGAAGACCGCCGACTCCTGCCTGCAGCTGCACGGCGGCTACGGCTACATGAGCGAGTACCCGATCAGCAAGGCGTACCTCGACACCCGGATCCAGACGATCTACGGCGGCACGACCGAGATCATGAAGGAGATCATCGGCCGCTCGATGGGCATCTAG